From the genome of Vitis riparia cultivar Riparia Gloire de Montpellier isolate 1030 chromosome 11, EGFV_Vit.rip_1.0, whole genome shotgun sequence:
CATgctttcattattaaaatataggAAAACTTGCAGGAGGATTTTCTGTGTGATGCCTTAGAGGAGTAGCTAGGGTATATTTAGTTTGGTGGGATGTAGGTCTTTCCCTCCTTAATTAATGGAAGCATGGGAAGGGAGAATGGTGCTGGAGGTCAATAGAATGTGGGATCCTTGGGAAGGAGTAGATTGAAGTTCATCAACAAGAGTGGGAGGTGTTCTCTAAGTGTATTGGGTTCAATGCAAGGAATGGAGAATGAGGTTTTGGTATGATGCTGCTTCTAAGGATTAAATTCAAGTAAAGGAGGTAGATTATAGAATTAATTGGAAGACAGGAAGCTTTTGTAATTAGGCTTATTAGGATTTTAAATGATTTGGAGTTGGAGCTTATTGATTACTTCAAGAACTGGCTTTAACTGTATTAATTTCAAGGATGAGGGTATGGAGGTCaagatgtggagcttagagGCTGATGGGTGCTGCACCACAAAAATATTCATCAGTGTGCTGTTTCTTAAAGTTGGAGAGGGTTTTCCAAAAGAGAGATATGGAAGACTCTTGATCCCTCAAGGTGGCTTTTTCATGCAGCCAACTGTATAGAAAAGGTATTAATGATTGATCTTTGAAAGAGCAGGATGCTTCTTATTAATTGGGGTATTACATGCAAAAGGAATGAAGGAATCTTCTAAACATCACCTTCATCACTGCACTGTAGCCTAAGAATTATGGTCtttgatgttttttatttttggggttTATTGCATTATCCCTCAGTCAATAAAGGAGTGATGTTGTGTTGGCATGGGAAGTTCTCTGAAAGAGGAGAGAATAGGATATAGCTGCACTATATACAGTGTGGAGTATTTAGAGAAAGCATGGTTGGAGATCCCTTTAAAGGggttatatttcaaataaaagttaaaagaaatctTCATCAGACCTCTAATGGTTGGTTGGCAAGGACTTGTTCTAGGTGCAACTGTTGGCTGGTTTTCTATCCAACCTTCTGTTTCTTGTGCTTGGGATACGGCCCATCTTGCATATTTTAATCAATCTTTCTACCgtgcttatcaaaaaaagggaaaacagaaCAAAGATCCAGAATTGCAGTCTGAATAATCATCCACAAGATTCTTTTCCGTCTCCTCTCCTAGGGATTCACAATTCACAATGAAAGCTCAAAGGAATCTCTTGCTCCTTCAAGTTACTATGCCTCTGGGGCCCAAaccattattaaataattttctcatgagTCTCCTAGAAGACTGTGATGTCTTCTTTAGAAACTACTTTAAAAAAACCCTCAGAAGCACTGCTGTGAGTAGAATTTGTACTAGTATATTAATTTTACTATTGATGAAAAATTCTTGATTCAAAAGGGGTATAGAAAACTGTTTGTAATGTTATCACACTTAGTTATGTCTAAATATGTGCTGTCTTTATATTTGTTCTATTTGTATTATTGTTTCAacttgttgttttcttttgcaTACGCAtcagaatgataaaaaatatgctACCAAAGGAAACAGACAAAATTAATgctctatttattttattttttattatgaccTAAACCAGTAactctaatattttatgtaGGCCTGGACATATGGGCTAGATGGAGCCCTCCTCAAGGCAACCAGAATAACAGGAATAAAGGACTTCAGTATAAATGTATGCAATAATATTACTGCACTGGCAATCTCATTCCAGTTTATATACAACATTTTCCAAATTGAGGGATAATTTGGCTTGGTTTGTGTGGGCATGGAAAATAGGAATTTGGGCTTATACCTTTGCGCATCGCCACTTGGGGGCCATTTGTTCTTCTCAATATAGACAATGACGTTTCACCTCAGCACGAAGCTGATAGCAAAATAGTGGGGAAGGAATGGCTTGGCAGCTCTTCAGACATTCTGAGTAATGGTGGAATTAATACTTCACTGAGTTATGTTTGTAGACGTGAATATACCATTGAATGTAACTGGAAGGTTTGATTCTGCACATGCTTCACTTAGAATTCATGCCCAAGGTCCTTTACTTACAATTTGTCTTCAATTGAGAGTCCTTTTCAAAACTCAGCTTTCACCGCATACTAGCAATTAGGAAATATTACTCCTTTTAATCACCtagtttcttttttcaattacGCATATATAAAGTCTTGCCTGGTCACCATTTCCATGGACTActgataatttttattagtttcttGTTGCAGGTGTTCTGTGACAACTACTTAGATGGTGGCTATCATGTGCCATATGCACATAAAAGTCTTGCTTCTGGCCTTAAGCTTGAGTCCTACTCCACAACAGTATGTTCCCTATTTCCccctttcttttataaaatatatagtttaGCTCTAAGAAGTACAGTAtatcacaaattttaaaatatttataggaTGTATTTCTTTTAAGATTGGTTGTTTGAATATTAGTCCATATGGTGGAACTTTGTAGTACCTAAGTGATTGCCTTTGGTGAAATAGATGTTTGAAAGGGTTAGCATCCAAAGTTGTGAAGGTGGTCCTGGGGAAAGTGAAGATGATTTTGATCGACTTGGAACAAAAGCTCTATATGCTTTCATCTATCCAAATTTCATGATTAATAGGTATTTACTTGGTCACTGCATGCAGCAATAATTGATTCAGTAATGATTCTTCTCTTGAAAAACAATATTGTTATTGTGATAATTCAGTAATGTCTAATATGTTGAGCTTTTTATTGGTTACTTATAGGTATGGTCCTTGGATGGACACCAACCTGGTTCTCCCACTTGGACCCAGGACATGCAAAGTGGTATTTGATTACTTTCTTGAAGCTTCCCTTAAGGTGATTTTCTGTCTGCTAATGCATTATTATAGTGGAATCAGAGTTAATGCCGCTCATAAGGTTTGTATATGCATAGTTGTTACATTAACATGCTACAAGTGAAAGTATATTTGAAAGTAGAAGCAcaagtaattattattattgtgatattaaatttaatgtttgaaagtatttaaaataagcttttattaaacaaaaaaaaaagaaggataaatttgatatttttaaaaattttgattaaaattttctcCGGAATGAGAATGAATTGAGTTCGGAAGTGTGAGTGCCATGGTtgataaatttaagaaattgtttcttttagGGTTGTTGTAAGAAAATTGATTAAGAGTGGATATTTAGCTTTGATTCTTGCACTTAGGGCAGAGATAGACACATTATTCATCAACCCATCTTAATCAACTACCATTGTATTGCCTCAGGATGACAAAGCTTTCATAGAAAGAAGTCTAGAAGATAGTGAAAGAGTACAGGTAGAAACACCATCTTGTCCCGTGtcagaaattaattttttggcaAATCTCGTACCACTAATACATGACTGGTTTGAGAATATGTAGATGGAAGACATCATACTATGTGAAGGCGTCCAGAGGGGCCTCGAGTCACCAGCGTATTGCAGTGGCAGGTACGCTCCTACTGTCGAGATGGCCATGCACCATTTCCATTGCCTGCTTCATGAGAACCTAACTAAATGATTTTCTCTTATGTTCtagtttgaaatttcttgaagttCCATTGTGTGTTCCGtacaaaaactctttttaacTTTGCTCACCATCAAGcttaatatttcatataataacGGTGAACACATTACTGGGCAAAAGATGGATGACTGACACATTTACCATAACATATCACAACAATCCACAAAAAACAGCAGCTTGGTTCAAGTATTTCTTCAAAATCACTCCAATGCAGAAACACCCTTTCACAAATTTTCACAACATTTTGTACTCAAAACATTAGCACAATATCAATAAAAAGCAAGGTTCAATGTCTAAAAAAACAGAACCTTGCGGGTAGCCGGTTTTTCCACACCATGTAATAACTCGAGTGGCTAAGGCATTGTCAAGCCTTAGCCAAAGTGGTGCAAAAGTGGTGCTGAGATCCCATGTAAACCGTGCACCCAACAGGGGATAATTGACTTTGGAGCTTGTATTCTATATAACGTGTTGATGTCAGTGAATTGTCAAGCCTTCTATCTACTTACTGACCTACAAGACAAGCAAATGTCAGAGCAGTCTTAAAAAAAGTGTTTCCTGATGCTCAAACAAGAAATGAGTTGAGACTTACTTTGGGAATCTCGCCGCGGGGAATCTCGCCTACAGCGACACATCCTTGTAAAGAACTTGCTAAGAGGAGTTTTTGGGACTGGTATCAGTTTTCCAAGAGCCGCAAGAGGCCAACTGTTGAAAAATCAGGTAAAGTAGCTATGTCAGGTAAGCTCACCCTGAGTTGCACTGATACTTACAGTTACTGTTTGTTTTGCAACTTAAAATGGGATGCTAAAACATCCTTATAAGTAATATGACTTGGAATGTTACAAGTAACCAAACTTTACCTGATAAAAGCAATACCGATACAAACAAGCCAAAGCTGCCAATTCAATCTGACAGTTGATGTAAACTTCCCAAGAAATTCGATGATAAGGATCTGAAGCATAACAAGTAGAAGATAAGTAAAACCTTCCACAATACAAAACCAgaagacccaaaaaaaaacagATGAAGCTACTGATATCTTACCTGAAGCACGAGAGTTATTCCCACTATCCCAATAAAAAGACGGTTGGTAGTGACTCCTTTGAATACATTAATTTCATCCGGCTTCCGTGCATTAAACTCATTGAATATCTGCGTTGAACTTGTGTTATACTAGGCGGTTGCAGTTTTGACCCCAAAATCAAGATAGGTTAGCTCTTGATCTCAAATAGGATACCTTATTATTCCAGTAACTGGAGTTGGGCTTCCTATCCCAGCAGATTTGACATAATAGCAGATTTGACAACTTTTCTCATAGGGAAGCCCAAGAAAAATTGACTAGACATTTTTAAGTTAAAGCTATTTAATTGCTAATGGGGCATATTGACCCCTAATGCTTCAGTATCAATTTCTACAACTTTTGAAGCCACATGCAATCCCATAGGATGAACTAGAATGAGGACATTGCACCAAAAGAATACAAAATGAGGTTGTTTACTGATGTCTTCCATTTCATTAATTCTATGTATTGAGCCCAAATATAGAAATGAGAGACATAGAAAGAGAGGGAGGGAGTCACTAGGAAACTCTTAACTCAATTgaaatgcttttagaaaaatgcAATGAAACTGTTTCACTCTGTTGTATCCGAAGCCCACGTGAATCCATGGGTAGGCATATTgccattttacaaaataagatTTGATCTAATAAATCAAAGGTTAAATATACCTGACAAAGAACAAATGCATGGAATATCACTGTATTCTTCTCTTTGGAAGCACGTTCAGGAGTGCCACCTAACTTCAGAATACTTGTACCTCGGAAATTGAGGACAAGCAGGACGATCACTTGATATAGGGCCTGCAATTTCGCAACCAAACCCAACAAATCCATTGAGAAAAGGAGAGTGGGATGGCCAAAACACATAAAATTCTCTCCAA
Proteins encoded in this window:
- the LOC117925712 gene encoding choline monooxygenase, chloroplastic isoform X1, whose protein sequence is MAIIFNVPLSSSSSSRSKFNSRNSHILFQKRCPFPNRTIVNSSSAAGKAPTLLHKFNPRIPVEQALTPPSSWYTDPSFLALELDLVFYRGWQAVGKLKSGFVFSFVRTPEQQNTGTIFYFFVLLVCSVWLLRNCSIWLLRQWCTEQIKNPRDFFTGSRLGNVEFVVCQDNNGKLHAFHNVCRHHASLLAYGSGQKSCFVCPYHAWTYGLDGALLKATRITGIKDFSINEFGLIPLRIATWGPFVLLNIDNDVSPQHEADSKIVGKEWLGSSSDILSNGGINTSLSYVCRREYTIECNWKVFCDNYLDGGYHVPYAHKSLASGLKLESYSTTMFERVSIQSCEGGPGESEDDFDRLGTKALYAFIYPNFMINRYGPWMDTNLVLPLGPRTCKVVFDYFLEASLKDDKAFIERSLEDSERVQMEDIILCEGVQRGLESPAYCSGRYAPTVEMAMHHFHCLLHENLTK
- the LOC117925712 gene encoding choline monooxygenase, chloroplastic isoform X2, with protein sequence MAIIFNVPLSSSSSSRSKFNSRNSHILFQKRCPFPNRTIVNSSSAAGKAPTLLHKFNPRIPVEQALTPPSSWYTDPSFLALELDLVFYRGWQAVGKLKSGFVFSFVRTPEQQNTGTIFYFFVLLVCSVWLLRNCSIWLLRQWCTEQIKNPRDFFTGRLGNVEFVVCQDNNGKLHAFHNVCRHHASLLAYGSGQKSCFVCPYHAWTYGLDGALLKATRITGIKDFSINEFGLIPLRIATWGPFVLLNIDNDVSPQHEADSKIVGKEWLGSSSDILSNGGINTSLSYVCRREYTIECNWKVFCDNYLDGGYHVPYAHKSLASGLKLESYSTTMFERVSIQSCEGGPGESEDDFDRLGTKALYAFIYPNFMINRYGPWMDTNLVLPLGPRTCKVVFDYFLEASLKDDKAFIERSLEDSERVQMEDIILCEGVQRGLESPAYCSGRYAPTVEMAMHHFHCLLHENLTK
- the LOC117925712 gene encoding choline monooxygenase, chloroplastic isoform X3, yielding MAIIFNVPLSSSSSSRSKFNSRNSHILFQKRCPFPNRTIVNSSSAAGKAPTLLHKFNPRIPVEQALTPPSSWYTDPSFLALELDLVFYRGWQAVGCTEQIKNPRDFFTGSRLGNVEFVVCQDNNGKLHAFHNVCRHHASLLAYGSGQKSCFVCPYHAWTYGLDGALLKATRITGIKDFSINEFGLIPLRIATWGPFVLLNIDNDVSPQHEADSKIVGKEWLGSSSDILSNGGINTSLSYVCRREYTIECNWKVFCDNYLDGGYHVPYAHKSLASGLKLESYSTTMFERVSIQSCEGGPGESEDDFDRLGTKALYAFIYPNFMINRYGPWMDTNLVLPLGPRTCKVVFDYFLEASLKDDKAFIERSLEDSERVQMEDIILCEGVQRGLESPAYCSGRYAPTVEMAMHHFHCLLHENLTK
- the LOC117925712 gene encoding choline monooxygenase, chloroplastic isoform X4, with protein sequence MAIIFNVPLSSSSSSRSKFNSRNSHILFQKRCPFPNRTIVNSSSAAGKAPTLLHKFNPRIPVEQALTPPSSWYTDPSFLALELDLVFYRGWQAVGCTEQIKNPRDFFTGRLGNVEFVVCQDNNGKLHAFHNVCRHHASLLAYGSGQKSCFVCPYHAWTYGLDGALLKATRITGIKDFSINEFGLIPLRIATWGPFVLLNIDNDVSPQHEADSKIVGKEWLGSSSDILSNGGINTSLSYVCRREYTIECNWKVFCDNYLDGGYHVPYAHKSLASGLKLESYSTTMFERVSIQSCEGGPGESEDDFDRLGTKALYAFIYPNFMINRYGPWMDTNLVLPLGPRTCKVVFDYFLEASLKDDKAFIERSLEDSERVQMEDIILCEGVQRGLESPAYCSGRYAPTVEMAMHHFHCLLHENLTK